The following proteins are co-located in the Apium graveolens cultivar Ventura chromosome 5, ASM990537v1, whole genome shotgun sequence genome:
- the LOC141723464 gene encoding uncharacterized protein LOC141723464: MYVSDSRACTMKGKMEGEDSRREAAIASSPSLRPDFKPSNPKITQSQLAKFQELHRRRLQLKSKPKTKKKSKGKDHSVKESADDLIEHSCVSISIDDNLKSVSPQQQDFRKEPAIQKHRKLHWGLDTKERWERKSNM, translated from the exons ATGTATGTCTCCGATTCTAGGGCGTGCACGATGAAGGGGAAAATGGAAGGAGAAGACTCGAGGAGAGAAGCTGCAATTGCATCATCTCCCTCTTTACGTCCCGATTTCAAGCCCAGCAACCCCAAAATCACTCAATCTCAGCTTGCTAAATTTCAA GAGCTTCACAGGAGGCGTTTGCAACTAAAATCAAAACCAAAGACTAAGAAAAAATCAAAAG GGAAAGACCACTCTGTCAAAGAAAGTGCAGATGATTTGATTGAGCATTCTTGTGTTTCCATTTCTATAGACGACAATCTCAAGAGTGTTTCCCCGCAGCAACAGGATTTTCGAAAAGAACCAGCAATACAGAAGCACAGGAAGCTACATTGGGG ACTTGACACAAAGGAAAGATGGGAGAGGAAATCCAATATGTAG
- the LOC141723463 gene encoding plastidic glucose transporter 4: protein MQALSVDVKRNVRFEVGVYADSSRKSSVLGLRLQSVSMRPDINCVPSLFTAWVKPRSIKPQAAVVEEKFDDVAPTKLHGKSAGSVLLYVGIACLGAILFGYHLAVVNGALEYLSKDLKIAENDVLQGWVVSALLAGATVGSFTGRALADKFGRTKTFQLDAIPLAVGAFLCATAQSVQTMIIGRLLAGIGIGISYIIVPLYISEISPSEMRSTMGSINQLFICVGILAALVAGVPLTSNPLWWRTMFGIAAIPSVLLAVGMAVSPESPRWLYQQGKISAAKVAVKTLYGKERVAEVMNDLDAYNQGSTKPEASWSNLFSSRYWKVVNIGAALFLFKQLAGINAVVYYSASVFCSAGTTVASSTMDKQGRKSLLVISFAGMVASVLLLSISFSWDVLAPYSSTLSVVGTVLYVLSFSLGAGPGPALILEETFASRIRAKTVALSLGMHWVSNFVIGLYFLSVVNKFGISKAYLGFASVCVRCLAYSLVRL from the exons ATGCAGGCATTAAGTGTTGATGTGAAAAGAAATGTGAGGTTTGAGGTTGGAGTTTATGCAGATTCAAGTAGGAAAAGCTCTGTACTTGGATTGCGCCTTCAATCAGTTTCTATGCGCCCTGACATTAACTGTGTTCCGAGTTTGTTCACTGCATGGGTCAAGCCCAGATCAATCAAGCCTCAAGCTGCAG TTGTAGAGGAAAAATTTGATGATGTTGCTCCCACAAAATTACATGGAAAATCTGCTGGTTCAGTACTGCTTTATGTTGGTATTGCTTGTTTGGGAGCCATTTTATTTGGATATCATTTAGC GGTAGTCAATGGCGCTCTCGAATACCTTTCCAAGGATCTTAAAATTGCCGAAAACGATGTATTACAAG GATGGGTTGTCAGCGCACTTCTTGCTGGTGCCACTGTTGGCTCATTTACTGGACGAGCATTGGCTGACAAATTTGGCAGAACAAAGACCTTTCAATTAGATGCAATCCCGCTTGCAGTTGGAGCATTCCTATG TGCCACGGCTCAGAGTGTTCAGACAATGATAATCGGCCGCTTACTTGCTGGAATTGGTATTGGCATCTCATATATCATTGTGCCACTATACATATCTGAG ATATCACCAAGTGAAATGCGCAGCACTATGGGATCAATCAACCAACTGTTTATTTGTGTTGGAATTCTTGCAGCACTGGTGGCTGGAGTGCCATTAACGTCAAACCCTCTATG GTGGAGGACTATGTTTGGGATTGCAGCCATCCCTTCTGTCCTATTGGCAGTAGGTATGGCAGTTTCTCCAGAAAGTCCGCGCTGGCTCTATCAG CAAGGAAAGATTTCTGCAGCAAAAGTTGCTGTAAAAACACTATATGGAAAAGAAAGAGTCGCGGAAGTTATGAATGATTTGGATGCCTATAATCAAGGTTCTACAAAACCAGAAGCTAGCTGGTCTAATCTATTCAGTAGCCGGTACTGGAAAG TTGTCAATATTGGTGCTGCACTCTTCCTGTTCAAACAGTTGGCTGGCATAAACGCTGTTGTATATTACTCAGCTTCTGTTTTCTGCAGTGCTG GCACGACTGTAGCATCTTCTACGATGGACAAGCAAGGAAGGAAGAGTCTACTTGTGATAAGCTTCGCGGGAATG GTTGCTTCGGTGCTGCTACTGTCAATCTCCTTTTCCTGGGATGTTCTCGCGCCCTATTCCAGCACACTTTCTGTTGTTGGGACTGTTCT GTATGTGTTGTCCTTCTCTCTTGGTGCTGGTCCTGGACCTGCTCTAATACTTGAGGAGACATTTGCCTCCCGGATTAGAGCAAAAACAGTTGCCTTGTCATTAGGCATGCACTGG GTATCCAACTTTGTCATAGGCCTCTACTTCTTGAGTGTTGTAAACAAGTTTGGGATTAGCAAGGCATATCTAGGATTTGCTTCAGTCTGTGTGCGATGTCTTGCATATAGCCTCGTAAGGTTGTAG
- the LOC141723469 gene encoding uncharacterized protein LOC141723469, protein MAELKHHYLEPQFNMIDSTSLFLSQFNSDQNLLQLKTESIFLERGPNYKAYADLRESKLRSKNKSPPLDQEPTLTPPRKQVKFQGSLIPGPPRRKISSVLAQSVPDFASVMRKENRKPMMPMAPVMEKAMTPPAASRSGKMYGVGARSCGSKSVNSGEKRNGGGLMGRKSYASMEELKGLSNAAANAINNGGETRGGRFGRTILGYKR, encoded by the coding sequence ATGGCAGAACTAAAACACCATTATCTCGAACCCCAGTTCAATATGATCGACTCCACATCGCTATTTCTCTCCCAATTCAACTCTGATCAAAACTTGTTACAACTCAAAACAGAATCAATTTTCTTGGAAAGAGGGCCTAATTACAAAGCATACGCTGATCTCCGCGAATCAAAGCTCCGATCAAAGAACAAATCTCCACCATTAGATCAAGAACCTACACTAACTCCACCAAGAAAGCAAGTCAAGTTCCAGGGAAGTCTAATTCCAGGGCCTCCGAGGCGAAAAATATCCTCTGTTTTAGCTCAATCAGTGCCTGATTTTGCATCTGTTATGAGGAAGGAGAATAGGAAGCCAATGATGCCAATGGCACCGGTGATGGAGAAGGCAATGACACCGCCAGCAGCGTCGAGATCCGGGAAAATGTATGGAGTTGGAGCGAGATCATGTGGGAGTAAGTCGGTAAATTCGGGTGAGAAGAGGAATGGTGGAGGCCTAATGGGGAGGAAGAGTTATGCGAGTATGGAGGAGTTGAAAGGGTTGTCGAATGCAGCTGCGAATGCGATTAATAATGGTGGAGAAACCAGAGGAGGGAGGTTTGGGAGGACTATTTTGGGATATAAACGCTAA